The Pseudomonas parafulva genome includes a window with the following:
- the pmbA gene encoding metalloprotease PmbA yields MSAVQSIGPNDLPALQEQVEAIIAEARRQGASACEVAVSLEQGLSTTVRQREVETVEFNRDQGFGITLYVGQRKGSASTSASGPDAIRQTVAAALAIAKHTSEDECAGLADAALMARDIPDLDLYHDWNLEPEKAIEMALACEAAAFDADPRILNADGTSLNTHQGCRVYGNSNGFVGGYASTRHSLSCVMIAEGDGQMQRDYWYDVNRQGHLLADPRSIGIRAAQRAASRLGARPVPTCEVPVLFSAELAGGLFGSFLSAVSGGNLYRKSSFLEGALGQQLFPAWLTLDERPHIPRALGSAAFDGDGLATYAKPFVDKGQLVSYLLGTYSGRKLGLPSTANSGGVHNLFVTHGSDDQAALIRRMGRGLLVTELMGHGLNMVTGDYSRGAAGFWIENGEIQHAVQEVTIAGNMKDMFQQIVAIGSDLETRSNIHTGSVLIERMMVAGS; encoded by the coding sequence ATGAGTGCAGTCCAGAGTATCGGCCCGAACGATCTGCCAGCCTTGCAAGAGCAGGTCGAAGCGATCATTGCCGAGGCCCGCCGCCAGGGCGCCAGCGCCTGCGAGGTGGCGGTGTCGCTGGAGCAGGGCCTGTCCACCACGGTCCGCCAGCGCGAGGTCGAGACGGTAGAATTCAACCGTGACCAGGGCTTTGGCATCACCCTGTACGTGGGGCAGCGCAAAGGCTCGGCCAGCACCTCGGCCAGTGGTCCGGATGCCATTCGCCAAACCGTTGCAGCCGCGCTGGCCATTGCCAAGCACACCTCCGAGGACGAATGCGCCGGGCTTGCCGACGCCGCCCTGATGGCCCGCGATATCCCGGACCTCGACCTTTATCACGACTGGAACCTGGAGCCGGAGAAGGCCATTGAAATGGCCTTGGCGTGCGAAGCTGCGGCCTTCGACGCTGATCCTCGGATTCTCAATGCCGATGGCACCTCGCTCAACACCCACCAGGGGTGCAGGGTGTATGGCAACAGCAACGGCTTTGTCGGTGGCTACGCCTCCACGCGTCACAGCCTGAGCTGCGTGATGATCGCCGAGGGCGATGGGCAGATGCAGCGTGACTACTGGTACGACGTCAATCGCCAAGGCCATCTGCTGGCTGACCCGCGCAGTATTGGCATCCGTGCCGCCCAACGGGCTGCCAGTCGCCTGGGCGCACGGCCGGTGCCGACCTGTGAGGTGCCGGTACTGTTCTCGGCCGAATTGGCAGGCGGGCTGTTCGGCAGCTTCCTGTCGGCGGTTTCCGGTGGGAACCTGTACCGCAAGTCCTCCTTCCTGGAGGGCGCGCTCGGCCAACAGTTGTTTCCAGCCTGGCTGACCTTGGACGAGCGCCCTCACATTCCGCGCGCATTGGGCAGCGCAGCCTTCGATGGTGATGGCCTGGCGACCTATGCCAAACCGTTCGTGGACAAAGGCCAATTAGTGTCCTACCTGCTCGGTACCTACTCAGGACGCAAACTGGGCCTGCCCAGCACCGCCAACTCAGGCGGCGTGCACAACCTGTTCGTCACCCATGGCAGTGACGACCAGGCGGCATTGATCCGGCGCATGGGGCGCGGCCTGCTGGTTACCGAATTGATGGGGCATGGCCTGAACATGGTGACAGGGGACTATTCCCGGGGCGCGGCTGGTTTCTGGATCGAGAATGGGGAGATTCAGCACGCTGTCCAGGAAGTCACCATCGCGGGCAACATGAAGGACATGTTCCAGCAGATCGTGGCCATTGGCAGCGACTTGGAGACCCGTAGCAACATTCACACAGGCTCGGTGCTGATCGAGCGGATGATGGTTGCTGGCAGTTGA